One genomic window of Gossypium hirsutum isolate 1008001.06 chromosome D11, Gossypium_hirsutum_v2.1, whole genome shotgun sequence includes the following:
- the LOC107912250 gene encoding protein RADIALIS-like 3 isoform X2 — protein MDKFPDVLCGWSWEENKLFELALAVVDEQHPDRWEVVAGMVGGEKTAEDVHKHYVILLEDLQFIESGKLDHKLAETQSCIQLDCTQSVCWTDDDNKILTNHS, from the exons ATGGATAAGTTCCCTGATGTTCTGTGTGGTTGGAGCTGGGAGGAGAACAAGTTGTTTGAGCTGGCTTTAGCAGTGGTCGATGAACAACACCCTGATCGTTGGGAAGTGGTAGCCGGCATGGTTGGAGGGGAAAAAACTGCAGAAGATGTGCATAAACATTATGTCATACTTTTGGAGGATTTGCAGTTTATCGAATCGGGTAAACTCGACCATAAACTTGCCGAAACTCAGTCCTGTATTCAACTGGACTGCACTCAATCTGTATGCTGGACTGATGATGATAACAA GATCCTTACAAATCACAGCTAA
- the LOC107912250 gene encoding protein RADIALIS-like 3 isoform X1, whose product MDKFPDVLCGWSWEENKLFELALAVVDEQHPDRWEVVAGMVGGEKTAEDVHKHYVILLEDLQFIESGKLDHKLAETQSCIQLDCTQSVCWTDDDNNLLVRLDIN is encoded by the exons ATGGATAAGTTCCCTGATGTTCTGTGTGGTTGGAGCTGGGAGGAGAACAAGTTGTTTGAGCTGGCTTTAGCAGTGGTCGATGAACAACACCCTGATCGTTGGGAAGTGGTAGCCGGCATGGTTGGAGGGGAAAAAACTGCAGAAGATGTGCATAAACATTATGTCATACTTTTGGAGGATTTGCAGTTTATCGAATCGGGTAAACTCGACCATAAACTTGCCGAAACTCAGTCCTGTATTCAACTGGACTGCACTCAATCTGTATGCTGGACTGATGATGATAACAA CTTGCTGGTTCGATTAGACATAAATTGA